In the genome of Nycticebus coucang isolate mNycCou1 chromosome X, mNycCou1.pri, whole genome shotgun sequence, the window acctccaactcttgggctcaagcctccggagtagctgggattacagatgcccaccacaatgctcagctatttgttagagatgaggtttcactctggctcaggttgatcttgaacctgtgagctcaggcaatacaccagCCATGAACTcccaagttctaggattacaggcatgagccactgtgcccaacccaatttcacaATTTTGGGTGGAGGAGGAGGGACAGGGCCTAGTTCTGTTCCCTAGGTTGGAGTgtagtagcatgatcatagctcattataacctcaaactcttgggctcaaatgatcctcttgcctcagcctcttaagtagctggaattacaggtttatgccactatgcttggctaatttttaatttttgttgtaaaGACatggtctccctatgttgcccaggctggttgacaattattaattaaatctaagcaggctgggtgaggtgtctcatgcctataatcctagaactctgagaggccaagagatgtggattccctgagctcaggagtttgagaccagcctgagcaagagcaagaccctatctctattaaaaatagaaaaattagccaagagttttggcaggtgcctgtaatcccagctacttgggaggctaaggcaagaagatctcatgagctatgatgccatggcactttgcccagatgatagaatgagactctaccccaaagaaaaaaatagacccAGCTGTATATACCCTGCATTGTGATAGGTACTGTGCAAATGCTGGGAGAACAGGACAGAAAGATGTATATCTTTGTGTAGCTGATGTAATGGGGTAGATGGATGCCAGACaggaaagacaagaaaattaattttaaaaagataatttcagagTGATCCAAGAGGTATGAATCTAGCAAAATGAGGTTATGTTTGGGGAGATGATGGTGGGTTTCTGTCCTCTTTGAAGACATGACACTTGAGATGGGTCATGAATGACCAGAAGCCAGAGGTATGAAGAGCTGGGGGAAGACATTGACAGCAGTGGGAATATTAAGGACAAATGCTGTGAGGTGGGACCTAGTTTGTCTTAGAAGACAAACTTAGAAGTTTGTCTAAGTCTGTTTTAGAAACTTAGGCATGTCCTTACAGAGTCAGGAAGCACACGCTCAGCACTTGGAGAAGCATGTTTCATCCCCTCCACTATTCAGTCACtctttcagcagctagggctgAAAGACAGAACTTCCTTAGTTTTGAGGGACCCTGTGtttgagaagaggagagaaggcaaGCCCTTGAGTTGAACTTTCCTAGCCTTCCAGTTCTCCCCaacttaaatgaaatgaaaataaaaccaacatCCAGCCTGGAGAGTGAGTCCCTCAGTGCACTTCCTATCTCCTGATTCCAGGTGACCAGGTGTAAGTCTCAGATTCAGAAATTAAGACTGAACTGTAAGAAATGTATTGCTCAAAATAACAGACTCTGCAAATGTCTTCAGCTTTGTCACCTAGCCTTGTACCCCAGGAACCATCCCCTCCCCTTCATTTTACCAAGTACCTGGCAATAAACTTCACCATTCCTCATGTAGGGCTGACTGGCTCCTACCCTTAGAACCAAGAAAACCGGGGCCTAAAATTTAGGGCCAGGACTTCTTTGGGATTTCAGAGCACAGAATGAGAGATACCTTTGCTCCCTGGGTTCCCTGTTAACAAACAATGCCCGCCCCATGTATCGAGCAGCTCCATGCTCATCAGGCCTTGCTCTCTCTCAGCATTTGCAGCAGGGTGTTATCAATGCTGAGAGATTTATTccagggtgggtgtggtggctcaggcttgtaatcctagcactctgggaggcaaaggtgggtggatcgcatgagctcataggttcaacaccagcctgagccagagcaagaactcatctctaaaaataggcaggcattgtggcaggcgcctgtggtcccagctactcaggaggctgaggcaagagaatcgcttaggccaaagagtttgaggttgctgtgagatatgacgccaggcactctacccagggtgacaaaatgagactctgtctcaaaacaaaatttatttcacaGTCCGTGATCCTTTATCCGAAATTCTGAAGCCCCTAAAGCTCTAGAAACAGACTATTTTCCCCACAAGTTTGGCACCATTTGATTACTAAATCTGACCTGACTTAATGAGGAACAATTTTCAGTTCTTACTTATTCATTTACTGTGAACTTTCACATCTCTTCCTGAGGCAATgttgacttttattattttttttaaacgcGGCAGTCCCAAACCCTGCTGAGAGTATATGCAAGGTGAAAACtttctaaaatccaaaatattcGGATTTCTGGAAACGTACCAGGTCCTGAGGCTTTActgggtcctcaaactttttaaacagggggccagttcactgtccctcagaccgttggagggctggactgtagtttaaagaaaaactatgaacaaattcctaggcacactgcacatatcttattttgaagtaaaacaaaacaaaacaaaacgggaacaaatacaatcacacggccgcatatggcccgcgggccatagtttgaggacccctgctagggtTTAATCATGGCCCAAGCAGTTTCTCAGCTAAAGAAACCAAGTCAGATTCCTCCCAAAGCCAGACTCCTGTATTCCAAAAAGGCGAAGGGTCTCTCCATTACTGCGCCTGGTACCCGAGTTGCCAAGCACCCCGGAGATGGGGCGCCCTGGGGTCTGCGCGCTAGGCTGGGTGGATTCTCAGCGGGCGGGGCGAGGGGGTTTCCGGGGCGGCAGCCACCTGGCCCGGCCCCCTCCGGCCCCGCCCGCTTCTGCTCAGCGCGGTGATTCACTCCCTCCTTCGCCCCGGGGGCCCCCTTCCCGGCCAGACAGCGGGCAAGACGGCTGGGTGTGCAGCGTCCTCGAACCCGCGAGCAAGCGAGCAGATCCTCCGCGCCCGCAAGGACCCTAACCCATGCCATGGCGGATTCTGAGCGCCTCTCAGCCCCTGGTTGTTGGGCCGCCTGCACCAACTTCTCGCGCACCCGAAAGGGGGTTCTCCTGTTGGCTGAGATTGTGAGTGTATTGGGACAGGCGGGTGGGCAAAGGCAGTGGATGGGGTGGCTGGGCCACGAGGAACTGGACAGTCTAGGGTGAGGCAGGCATGTGGCTGGGGCACTCGGCAGGGGGCGCCAGTGGGTGTGTTCTGGTGGACATCTGAAAGTGGGGGCGCAGGGTGAGTCGGTGGGGTTTGGAGAGGGTGGTCGGAGAGCTGGTGGCTCATGGGGTAAGGCGAGGCCTATAACGCATATGGGGGCTTCGTTGGGGAAGCCTTCGTGGACGCATCAGTGGGCTCAAGGAGGTGGTCCGGGGGGTGGGAAGTAGGGGCCTCCTGTGGCAGGGCGTGGCGCTGCCAGGGTACTGGCGGGCGGGCTGGCAGCGCGCCCAGGGGCGGGGCTTGATGGGGTGGGGCCCATGTGTTAGTCCCGCAGGGTAGGAAGCCTCACCCTTCCCCAGTTCTTCCTCGCCCTTTTCGGGCCATGCGGAATGTTCTTAGCTTTTTGAGCCTTTCAGGAGTCTTGGTTTCTCGCCCCACCTCGAAGCTGGCGCCGCCTTTGAGTCACTTGTAAAAGGAGTGCGGTGCCTTTAACGAAGCCCTGCCCCTCCGGTGTCCCAAAGGAGTTGCCCGGGGAACTGCATGTCCCACCCCCTCAAGGCCAAGAAGCTGGCGCCAGCGATGCTCACAAAACACCTGGCAGAGCCACTCTGAGGCTGCCCACATCCTAGAATGTAAAAGGGAGGAAACTGAGAAACACAACTCCACACCTTGCTCGCAGGGTGACCCTAGGCAAGCCATTTAACCTctctatgcctttttttttttttttttttttgtagagacagagtctcactttatggccctcggtagagtgccgtggcctcacacagctcacagcagcctccaactcctgggctcaagtgattctcttgcctcagcctcccgagtagctgggactacaggcgcccgccacaaggcccagctatattttggttgcagtttggccggggccgggtttgaacccaccaccctcagtatatggggccggcgccttaccgactgagccacaggcgccgcccacctctcTATGTCTCAagttttccatctataaaatagagatattaaggctgggcgcggtggctcatgcctgtaatcctagcactttgagaggctcaggctggtggattgcctgagctcaggcgttcaagaccagcttgagcaagagcgagactccgtctctaaaaacagcaaggcgttgtggtaggcacctttagtcccagctacttgggaggctgaggcaagagaattgcttgagcccaagagtttgaggttgctgtgagctaagacatgacagcactctacagagagtaacaaagtgagactgtctcagaagaaaaaaagagagagagggggccgcgtgttggctcatgcctgtaatcctagcgttctgggaggccggggcaggtggattgtttgaactcacaggttcgagaccaatctCAGCAAGTGCGAGATCTGAAAGATAGCCATGCGTTGtcctgggtgcctgtagtcctgggtgcctgtagtcccggctacttgggaggctgagacaagagaattgattgagcccaggagtttgaggttgctgtgagctatgacaccacagcactctaccgaaggtgacaaagtgagactctgtctcaaaaaaaaaaaaatagggtggcacctgtggctcagggaatagggcTCCGGACGCATATACGGAGggtaaactgcaacaaaaaatagccaggcattgtggccagcgcctgtagttccagctactcgggaggctgaagcaagagaatcgcctaagcccaagagctggaggttgctgtgagctgttacaccacagcattctaccgagggtgacaaggtgaggctctgtctctaaaaaaaaagatataatagtAGTTCCCAATTCATTAGATTATTGTGGTGATTAAGTGAATTTGGAACACAGCACACAAAAGTGTAGCTATTATTGTGTGTTATTTTCCCAATCCTGGTAGGCATCTGAGTTTGAGACCCTCCAATTTAAATCAATCTCCTCAGCCGTGGGAGCTGATGGAGGCCCCCCTTCCTATGTCACCCTTTTAGATATTGTGCCTGGTGATTCTGATTTGCTTCAGTGCCTCCACACCAGGGTACTCCTCCCTGTCCGTGATTGAAATGATCTTTGCTGCTGTCTTCTTTGTCATCTACATGTGTGACCTGAACACCAAGATACCACTCATCAACTGGCCCTGGAGTGTGAGACGGGGGTGAACAATGGCAAGGCTGGGGAGGAACAGGTGGGTAGTATTGTCCAGGGAACTCTGGATGctgattttcctcttctttatctCACAGGATTTCTTCCGAACCCTCATTGGGGCGATCCTCTACCTGATCACATCCATTGTTGTCCTTGTTGAGAGAGGAAATCACTCTAAAATCATCGCTGGGGTAATGGCCATGGAGGCAGCCCAAATCAAAGAGAGAAGAGTTTGAGGATGGGGAGGGAACACATTTCTGCCTGTGCTCCTGGCAGAAAGTGAGAGACCTGCAGCAGGCCAGACATGCCCTCAAGGCCTGCAGGAAAGTTTTGCTCAGGTCCAGGTTTTGCCTCTAAAGATCTTCATTAGCTGTGAAGGGCTTTCCCTTGTCCAGCACAAGTACCTTTGTGGGAAGTACAAACAGGTGGCCCCTTTATCAACACACTAGACTACCATCTACTAGAATTTTGTAGAACTTTTGTCtcagaggtggcacctgtggctcaaaggagtagggtgctagcctaatatactggaggtggtgggttcaaacccggccccagccaaaaactgcaaaaaaaaaaaaaggaccttttGTCTCAAATGTAGTGTGAATTGTGCCCCATACATGTAGGGCCATGGTGTAGCTGCCCTGTGTTCAGAGGTATTAGGAGGGTATGCTAGAATCCAGGCTCTTAGCCCTTCTGTGGGGCTTGCTGGCAGTGGCAAATACAAAGAGCTAAGAGGCCAAGTAGACTGACCACCTAATCTAATCCCCCTCACTCCCACTCTGCCCCTAGGTACTGGGCCTAATCGCTACATGCCTTTTTGGGTATGATGCCTACGTCACTTTCCCCTTAAGGCAGCAAAAACATACAGCAGCCCCCACTggtaagtgtgtatgtgtgtatatatgtgtgtgtgtttttgtaggGGGTTGATGAAAaggcagaggagaaaaggaaaggtaTCTCCTAAAGGTATGCATGCCAATTCTGTTCGTTGTTGGTACTTATGGCTTTTGTATTAGTAGGTACCATAAGTGTCAGTATtgttgtctgtaaaatgggaatatggATCCAGCCaatgctttctcttttcctcacttGCAGACCCTGCAGATGGTCCAGTGTAGGCGAACTCCTCTCATTTCTCTCTGCAACCTGCAAATAAGTCCTCCATCCAAATAAGCCCACCCCTATAACACTCCCTACCAATTCCCAGCCTTCTATTGAGGTAAAAGTACCTTTATTGGGAGAATTTTGTTTTCCAGCCTGCCAATCAACCTTCCGGATGTGGCCACTTTTATGGGCATGCGTAggtcctccttccttctccagcAGAGACAGAAGTTCTGCCTAAACCATACCCCCACCTAAGCCATAAAATGAGGGAAGAAGGCACTTTAGACTGCAGATTCCAGGCCCCAGTTGTAACCTACTCTAAATCTCCTTGCTATGGGGGGTGGTTCTGTGGAgggataaataaatagattattaaaatatacaacaaTGAGTAAAGTAAATCCTTTGATCAAATATGAATAAATCTCAGCATCAGGAGGGGGAAGTGAGGAGGGGCAAATTGAGGAGTGATGGCTGGGGCAAGAAGGCAACCTCATTTTACAATAAATGTTAAATTCAATAATACAATAGAAtcgaggaggaaggaaggggcttTATGACTTAGATTGGGGGAGTTATCAACACCACTGACTGGAGAATGGAGCTCCTCCAGGGCTACCTGTCTTCAAGCCACTATGCAGTTCTTGTCTCGGGCCTGTCGAGACATACCCGGGTGGGAATCCCTGGAAGGTGGTGAGGAGGGGGTGTTGAGAGGCTCAGGTGCAGTTTCCTGAGCAGGCTTGGGCCTGCACAGCTGCGGGGGCAGTGGGATGCGTTCTCCTAGGAAGAAACCATCATCTTCTGAAGACTCGGAACTGGAACTGGAGGgcgagctagagcaagatcctgaATTTGACCCTGATCCCAAGTCACACTGATAGTGGTGATGTCTTCCGGAGTGGCAGTGGTGGCGGCGAtggtggcggcggcggcagcgATTGCGGGCCCTGGGTGGGGGACTGCGTGGCCTTCGGCGCTGGGCTGGGGGTGCACTCCGTGTCCGCCGTGGACCTCCCTCAAACACCAGAGGGTCACGGAAGCTGACGCGTGGGGTGCTCTGGCGACCGAAGGCACTATCATCCATATGTGTATTTGGTTGGCCGGAGGACTCTGAGGGTGGTTCTGGGGCACTGCGGAGACCCAGCTCTGGCATGGAGTGGCGTTGGGGGGTCCCTCTCAGAAAGCGGGAGGGCTCCTTGGGGCCTGAAGCTGgaaagggagagatggagggTCTTCTGCAGGAGGGCTGGGGAAGGGCCTTTCTTTTCCCCACCAGGACTGGAAAAGTAGGGGCAGGAGTAGGAGACAGGTAGGGAGACGAAGAGTCTGGGAAGTAGGAGGCTTGGAACAGGCGCTGAATGGAGAGAGGTTGGGAAGTAAGTACACAAAAACTGTAAGACGGACTGGGGACGTAGTTTTGGATAGAAGGGGCGTGGCCTTGTCTGGAGTAGATTTGATTTGGGATAGAATGGGGTGGAGCCTGGGTGGGTGAAAGATGACTGGCTGGAGAACTTGAGATCAAGCAGGGACAAGTTGAGGAAGGAGACTGCCCCTGTACAGAAGCTGGGTGAAACGAAGTCTCAAGAGGTGGGCTGGAGACTAGGTATGGAATagtgtggggaagggggagggctgAAATGTGGAGAGAGGGCAGCGATGCAGCAGGTGTAGGGCTTGGGTGAGTCATGGGAAAGGGCCGAAGTTGAgacagggggtggggtgggggaaaggggctGCGGATGGGCATGGCTAGGGATTAGCTTAACTTACCAGGGGGGCATTCCACGCAAGTGTCCTTGGTAGCCATGTTGGATGCCCCCTCCGCAGCAGAATAAGAGGCTGTGGAGGCTGCTAGCGGTGCAGTGACTGTGCCTGCACTCCAGCTACGGCGGTCGGGTCCCGGAGTGGTGCGCTCAGACCCAAGGCTGCAGGCTCGAGAGCAGAAGATTAGGCCATAACGTGGCAGAAAGGGGCGCCCCAGCAGGGCCCGCCCGCAACGACTACAGCAAAAGCAGAGGTCAGAGGCATGCCAGTGCTGACCTTCATAAGCCATCTGGCCCTGGTCCAGGCCTGTGGGACCAACACAAGGGGTAAACTAAGGCAGAAGGCCCAGGATTATCACCCCTCACGAATGGGGATCTTCTTGGGAAGGGTTGGGGAACTGAAGCAGGGTATCCCAAGATGCCCTCTCCCCACTCCAAAAAGACCCTTCTCTGGAGAAAGCAAGAAACTAGAGGTTTGGTCCTCACTCCAAGGTTGGCTGGTAAATGTCTCTCCCCCACTGTCTTTCCCAGGGTTCTCCCTAGCAGAGTAGGGGTGGGCCAGGCTTAGACATTAAGGGGTGGCTTCAGGTGGAAGGAAGAGTGGAAGGCTAGATCTGAAGAGGCCTGAGTGGCAGAGGCACTTAAAGGGAAGACGTGGTCTTGGTTGAAAAGGAGTGGGTCTTAGGAGGTAAGGTGGAACTCCAGcactgattttcaactggtgtgctgtgaaaacttttaaagatcattaatgaaattatttttgaaagatcaaAGCACAatccatatattctttttttttttttttggtagagacagaatttcattttattgccctcggtagagtgccgtggtgtcacacagctcacagcaacctccaactcctgggcttgggtgattctcctgcctcagtctcccgagtagctgggactataggcgcccatcacaacgcctggctatttttttgttgcagtttggccagggctgggtttgagcctgccacccttggtatatggggccggcgccctgctcactgagccacaggtgccgccctattcctttttctttttttttttttgagacagagtcatagcttacagcaagctcaaactcttgggatcaagccatcctcttccctcagcctcccaagcagctggaactacaggtacctgccatcatgcctggataatttttctatttttatttatgtatgtatttatttatttttggagacaaagtctcactttgttgcccttggcagagtactgtggagtcatagttcacagcaagctcaaacttttgggctcaagcgattctcttgcctcagcctcccaagtaactgggactataggcgcttgccacaacgccaggctagggttttttttttttttttttttttggagagacagagtctcactttatggcccttggtagagtgctgtggcctcacacagctcacagcaacctccaactcctgggcttaggcgattctcttgcctcagcctcccgagtagctgggactacaggcgcccgccataacacccggctatttttttggttgcagtttggccggggccgggtttgaacccgccaccctcggtatatggggccggtgccttaccgactgagccccaggtgccgccccaggctagggttttttttttttgagacagagtcacacttgtcacacttggtagagtgccatggtgtcataggtctcagcaacctcaaactcttgggtttaagcgattctcttgcctctgcctcctaagcagctggtactacaggtgtccaccacaacactcagctttttcttttttagacagagtctcactatgtcaccctgagtagagtgccatggtgtcacagctcatagcaacctcaaactcttgggattaagtgattctcttgtctcagcctccaaagtagctgggactacaggcgcctgccacaataccccgctattttttttttttgttgttgttgcagttgttattgttgctttgcTGGCctgcgctgggtttgaaccctccagccccggtatatgtggccagcactgtaaccactgtgctacagacactgagccacacctggcctttttttttttttttttttgagacagagcctcaagctgtcactctgggtagagtgctgtaacatcatagctcacagcaacctccaactcctgggcccaagagattctcctgcctcagcctcccaagtagctgggaccacaggtacccgtcacaacgcccggctatttcctggctatagctgtcattgttatccagcaagcctgggctggattcgaacctgccagctctggtgtatgtggctggcacctcagccacttgagccacaggcacggagccaacctggccttttttttaagagaagaagttttgctctggctcaggctgttctcgaactcctgagatcaggcaatccatctgccttggcctcccagagagctaggatttcaggcgtgagccatcatgcccagccaaggctagttttttttaagagacagggtctcactcttgctcaagctggtcttgaactcctgaactcagacaatccacccgccttggcctcccagaattctaggactacaggtgtgagccactatgctcagcctatatttttttttttggttgcagttcagacggggtcgggcttgaacctgccaccctcggtatatggggctggtgccttaccgactgagccacaggcgccgcccagcctatattcttttttaaatgcttttttttgagagagtctcaagatgtcaccctgggtagagtgctgtggcgtcaccgctcacagcaacctcaaagtcttgggcttaagcaattttcttgcctcagcctcccaagtagctgggactacaggtgcctgccacaaagctcgacttttttttattttttttttcagtttctggctggagctgggtttgaactcaccacctccggtatatggggtcggtgccctactcctttgagccacaggtgccgcccaatgcctagctttttgttgttgcagttgtcattgttgctttagctggccagggttgggtttgaacccgccagccttgctgtatgtggctggcgctttaccCATTGAGCTATGTGTGCTGCCTAAATGGTTTTTTTCGATCGaca includes:
- the PLP2 gene encoding proteolipid protein 2, with translation MADSERLSAPGCWAACTNFSRTRKGVLLLAEIILCLVILICFSASTPGYSSLSVIEMIFAAVFFVIYMCDLNTKIPLINWPWSDFFRTLIGAILYLITSIVVLVERGNHSKIIAGVLGLIATCLFGYDAYVTFPLRQQKHTAAPTDPADGPV